Genomic DNA from Entomoplasma freundtii:
AAAACCTGACAATTCGACAAGCTTAAGGAAGATGTTATTTATTTGTTAGACGCAAAAAAGGTTTTGGGTGTATAGCTAATTGGCGTTTATGTTCACTTTGGGTATGAAGTTTTTCGACACGTTCCTTTAAAGCTTTGTTTTTATTTTCGCCACGCAAATAATCATCAAGTTGGTCATAAGAAAAACCAAGCTCTTTTTCATCAGTTTGATCGTCTCATAAACTAGCAGTAGGAGCCCGATTAATAATACTTGCTGGAACTCCTAGTAACCTTGCTGCTTCAAAAACTTCACCTTTTAAAAGGTGAACTAATGGAACTACATCAACACCACCGTCACCATATTTTGTAAAGTATCCTAAGTATCACTCGTCAGCATTATCCGTTCCTAAAACTAAATAATTTTGACTTTGGCCTAAGCCATATAAAGTTGTCATGCGCAAACGAGCCTTTGAGTTCGCTAAAGCAAGAGTTGACAATGAAGCCCCAGCCTCGGTTCAAGTTTTTGTCAAAATTTTAAATGTTGGTGCTAAATCGACATTTAAAACTTTTAAGTCGTGTTGTTCAACTAGTTCCGCAACACATTGATAATCTAAAGGACTAGAGTTTAAGGGCATTCAAACAGTTTGGTAGTTATTGGGAAAAGCTTTTTTGGCTAATAAAGCAACGACAGCTGAATCAACACCACCACTAACACCAACAATCACACCATCGGCATGGGCATTGGCAACCGATTTTTGAATAAACTTGACCAAATAATCTAAATACTCTACAAGCGCTGGAGTTGTTTTCTTTTTATCTATGACTGCCATTATTTAACCCATCCATTCTAATTCATAGTCAAACACTTTTACTAAATCACCCTTTTTAGCTCCACGTTTGCGAAGTTCATTATAAACGCCAATTTTTTTCAATTTTTCATTAAATAATAAAAGGTTATCATGAGTTGTAATGGGGTTTTTTTGGTAAATCTTGAAAACTGTTTCCCCAGTGACTTGTCAGCGGCCATTTCCAAGGTTGATAACTTCGATATCTTCTTCAAGATCTTGGAAGGTATATAATTTGAATTCTTTATTGGCTGCCTTTTCCTTTTCCAATTCTCAAATTGGTAAAGCTTTCGGAGCTGTTTTTAATTCCTTAGCAATTTCGTTTAAAAGTTGTTGGGTATTTTCTTTTTTTAAACCAGAAACATAAATTACTTTTTTATTACTAAAATAGTTTTTAATTACTTCTTCAAGATCATTAATTTGGGCCTCATCAAGATCCATTTTGTTGGCCACGATTATTTCTAAACGATCATCAAGGTTTAAATTGTAATTATGTAATTCCTTACGAATCATTTCATAATTTTTAATAATATCTTCTTGGCCATAATTTCCTGACCAATCAATAACATGACAAATAATTCGGCAACGTTCAATATGTTTTAAGAACTGATGGCCAAGTCCCTTTCCAAGACTTGCTCCTTCGATTAAGCCAGGCAAATCAGCCACCACAAATGTATCTCCGTTTTGGGCTTTTGCGGTTCCTAATTGAGGATTAAGTGTTGTAAAAGCGTAATCTGCTACTTCAGGTTTAGAATTTGATATTGCTCTTAGAAGTGTCGACTTTCCAGCGTTGGGTAGACCAATAAAACCAACATCAGCAAGCACTTTTAATTCGGCTTTTACTTCATAGTTTTCTCCAGGTTCACCCGCTTCAAAAATGGTTGGTGCTTTATTGCGAGAGTTCGCAAATCGAGCATTTCCTTTACCTCCCTTACCTCCTTTAGCTAAAATTACCATTTGTTTATCATGGTTAATATCCGCTAAGACGCTATTAGTTTTTTCATCAATTAAAACAGTTCCTAAGGGTACCTTGATAGTTCGATCATTCCCGTTCGCCCCATGCATATTTTTGATGCCGCCCTTTTCACCATCTTCAGCGGCATAAATTTTTTGGAGTTTCAAATCTAATAAGGAATGTTTCCCTGAGTCACCAATAAAAATGACACTTCCTCCATCGCCACCATCGCCACCATTTGGGCCTCCGTTGGCCACAAACAATTCATGCAGAAAACTGACAGCCCCATCGCCACCTTTTCCTGCTTTTACTTTAAATCTTGCAACATCAATAAATTTCATCTTTTTTCCTTTCCTCCATTATAACTAATTCTGACTTTATTAATTAGTTGAGGTTCTTGTTATTCAGTTATCTCAGAATGAACTAGAAATTTATCTAGTTCAATTAATATTTTTTTAGCTTTGCTTTCGTTAAACTGGAATTGGGAATGTAAAATTTCTCAATTCCCACTCTCTCCCAAAAGGTTTAAGGCTTTATAATCAGTGGCTGCTGCTAAATCAGTCACAGAAAAATCTAAAGTCTTAGGAA
This window encodes:
- the nadE gene encoding NAD(+) synthase encodes the protein MAVIDKKKTTPALVEYLDYLVKFIQKSVANAHADGVIVGVSGGVDSAVVALLAKKAFPNNYQTVWMPLNSSPLDYQCVAELVEQHDLKVLNVDLAPTFKILTKTWTEAGASLSTLALANSKARLRMTTLYGLGQSQNYLVLGTDNADEWYLGYFTKYGDGGVDVVPLVHLLKGEVFEAARLLGVPASIINRAPTASLWDDQTDEKELGFSYDQLDDYLRGENKNKALKERVEKLHTQSEHKRQLAIHPKPFLRLTNK
- the obgE gene encoding GTPase ObgE, whose product is MKFIDVARFKVKAGKGGDGAVSFLHELFVANGGPNGGDGGDGGSVIFIGDSGKHSLLDLKLQKIYAAEDGEKGGIKNMHGANGNDRTIKVPLGTVLIDEKTNSVLADINHDKQMVILAKGGKGGKGNARFANSRNKAPTIFEAGEPGENYEVKAELKVLADVGFIGLPNAGKSTLLRAISNSKPEVADYAFTTLNPQLGTAKAQNGDTFVVADLPGLIEGASLGKGLGHQFLKHIERCRIICHVIDWSGNYGQEDIIKNYEMIRKELHNYNLNLDDRLEIIVANKMDLDEAQINDLEEVIKNYFSNKKVIYVSGLKKENTQQLLNEIAKELKTAPKALPIWELEKEKAANKEFKLYTFQDLEEDIEVINLGNGRWQVTGETVFKIYQKNPITTHDNLLLFNEKLKKIGVYNELRKRGAKKGDLVKVFDYELEWMG